The following proteins are co-located in the Helicobacter acinonychis genome:
- a CDS encoding class I SAM-dependent methyltransferase has product MRSFGNYMQEWLYSEKGYYRKAVIGQKGDFYTSVSLSKFFGGAIAFYIIKLLEKEKLFLPLKIVEIGSHHGHFLSDIANFLKALSVGVIEKCEFVSCEPLIELQNIQQITFKQATQLDLIGCDLKELDFKENESAFVVSNELFDAFACEIIKDNQMLFITHDHQSVWSHVDEPTKELLKTLNLKEGCAPLFLNAFIKDLLEKLDKASSWVFLSFDYGDTIERKDMHLRAFKNHQVLDFKDILNHLASLYQQSDLTYDVNFSLVRSLFEKHHAEFSFFKSQANALLDMGLMELLETFSKSVSYERYLKEAAKIKPLISPGGLGERFKALEFVKKSEI; this is encoded by the coding sequence GTGCGTTCGTTTGGAAACTACATGCAAGAGTGGCTTTATAGCGAAAAAGGGTATTATAGAAAGGCTGTAATCGGTCAAAAAGGGGATTTTTACACTTCGGTGTCTTTGAGCAAGTTTTTTGGGGGTGCTATTGCGTTTTATATTATCAAGCTTTTAGAAAAAGAAAAATTATTTTTGCCTTTAAAAATTGTAGAAATTGGCTCTCATCATGGGCATTTTTTGAGCGATATAGCCAATTTTTTAAAAGCTTTAAGCGTGGGCGTGATAGAAAAATGCGAGTTTGTAAGCTGTGAGCCTTTAATAGAATTACAAAATATCCAACAAATCACTTTTAAACAAGCCACGCAATTAGATTTAATCGGTTGCGATTTAAAAGAGCTTGATTTTAAAGAAAATGAAAGCGCGTTTGTTGTCTCTAATGAATTGTTTGATGCGTTTGCTTGCGAGATTATCAAAGATAACCAAATGCTTTTTATCACCCATGATCATCAAAGTGTTTGGAGCCATGTTGATGAGCCTACTAAAGAACTTCTAAAAACATTGAATTTAAAAGAAGGGTGTGCACCCTTGTTTTTGAACGCTTTTATCAAGGATTTGTTAGAAAAGTTGGATAAGGCTTCTTCTTGGGTGTTTTTAAGCTTTGATTATGGCGATACAATAGAGAGAAAAGACATGCATTTAAGGGCTTTTAAAAACCATCAAGTGCTGGATTTCAAGGATATTTTAAACCATTTAGCTTCTTTGTATCAACAAAGCGACTTGACTTATGATGTCAATTTTTCTTTGGTGCGCTCTTTGTTTGAAAAACACCACGCAGAATTTTCATTCTTTAAATCGCAGGCTAACGCTTTGCTTGATATGGGGCTTATGGAATTGTTAGAGACATTTTCAAAAAGCGTGAGTTATGAAAGGTATTTAAAAGAAGCCGCTAAAATCAAACCCTTGATTAGCCCCGGAGGTTTAGGGGAGCGTTTCAAGGCGTTAGAGTTTGTGAAAAAGAGTGAAATATAA